The following are from one region of the Magallana gigas chromosome 6, xbMagGiga1.1, whole genome shotgun sequence genome:
- the LOC105343653 gene encoding fibropellin-3 isoform X1: MMVVTWEDVAAFGCSSSGTLLCSQRNTFQLVLITDGVHSFAVFNYNKITWTMSTQVGFNAGDGTHYYAVPGSMTDSMLNLPQLSNIGVPGQFVFRVDESNIANADVIDECISSPCMHGNCSNEYLHYVCICQPGYTGINCEIEIDECQSSPCIHGSCIDQLNHYTCHCEPGYTGYNCQTDIDECSSSPCVYGTCLDLVNGYVCNCLPGYTGRLCEIDIDECQSSPCINGNCTNNINFYTCQCFAGFTGTNCEIDIDECASSPYVHGNCTDQVNGYVCECIPGYTGVICETEINECESSPCSHGVCLDEINAYQCVCDTGYYGRQCSYFDALYLWPLLVGLLLLLLSILLLFLWKRWKRHYPGEEEPGVFAFSDVSLGPGKAAFQSSLHVNKTKISIPVREDVGFFVKMNRSFTSSNVVKMVKKVKMSANRVLEKLTPFRTNKVTIKDCEVNTIS, from the exons ATGATGGTTGTAACGTGGGAAGATGTAGCTGCATTCGGTTGCTCTTCCTCTGGAACTCTACTGTGTTCTCAA cgTAACACATTTCAACTTGTATTAATAACTGATGGGGTTCATTCGTTTGCTGTATTCAACTACAATAAAATCACCTGGACCATGAGTACCCAG GTTGGGTTCAATGCTGGTGATGGAACACATTACTATGCTGTTCCTGGGTCCATGACAGACAGCATGTTAAATCTCCCTCAATTGTCAAACATTGGTGTCCCTGGCCAGTTTGTCTTCAGGGTTGATGAAAGTAACATTGCTAATGCTG ATGTCATTGATGAGTGTATCAGTTCGCCTTGTATGCATGGAAACTGTTCCAACGAATATCTTCATTACGTGTGTATATGTCAACCAGGATACACTGGCATCAACTGTGAAATAG AAATCGATGAATGCCAGAGTTCACCTTGCATCCATGGAAGCTGTATTGACCAACTCAATCATTACACCTGTCACTGTGAGCCGGGGTACACTGGATATAACTGCCAAACAG acatCGATGAGTGTTCCAGCTCTCCCTGTGTTTATGGTACTTGTTTAGATCTTGTCAATGGATATGTATGCAACTGTTTGCCTGGATATACAGGGAGGCTCTGTGAAATTG ATATCGATGAGTGTCAAAGTTCACCATGTATCAACGGAAATTGTACAAATAACATCAACTTCTACACTTGCCAATGTTTTGCAGGATTTAcaggaacaaattgtgaaatag ATATAGACGAATGTGCAAGCTCCCCTTATGTGCATGGAAACTGTACGGATCAGGTCAATGGTTATGTATGTGAGTGCATTCCTGGTTATACCGGAGTTATTTGTGAAACAG AAATAAATGAATGTGAAAGTTCGCCTTGCAGTCATGGCGTATGTCTTGACGAAATAAATGCTTATCAATGTGTCTGTGATACGGGTTACTATGGGAGACAGTGTTCATACT tCGATGCCCTCTATTTATGGCCGCTGCTTGTAGGATTACTACTTTTGCTTCTCTCCATTTTGTTATTGTTTCTGTGGAAAAGATGGAAGAG acaCTACCCGGGAGAAGAAGAGCCTGGGGTTTTTGCATTCAGTGATGTATCACTTGGACCTGGTAAAGCAGCTTTCCAATCTTctctacatgtaaataaaacaaaaatttcgaTTCCTGTAAGAGAAGATGTTGGATTTTTTGTGAAGATGAACCGTTCGTTTACTTCATCAAACGTtgtaaaaatggtaaaaaaggtaaaaatgtcaGCCAACAGAGTTTTAGAGAAATTGACACCGTTTAGGACTAACAAAGTAACAATAAAAGACTGTGAAGTAAATACAATATCTTAA
- the LOC136276007 gene encoding fibropellin-3-like, whose protein sequence is MKVWFSFKDIDECSSSPCVNGNCLDRVNGYVCNCLPGYTGRLCEVDVDECQSSPCINGDCTNNINFYTCQCFAGFTGTNCEIEIDECQSSPCIHGRCSDHLNHYTCHCEPGYTGHNCQTDIDECSSSPCVNGNCSDRVNGYVCNCLPGYTGRLCEVDVDECQSSPCINGDCTNNINFYTCQCFAGFTGTNCEIDIDECASSPCVHGNCTDQVNGYVCECIPGYTGVICETDINECESSPCRHGICLDELNTYRCICDTGYYGRQCSYFNVLYFWPLLVGFLLLFFSILSLFLWKRYKRHSQEDEFGVLAFSDVTLGPGKAAFQSSLRANKTKISIPAGKNAGYSDKINHLSTSSNLVKLI, encoded by the exons ATGAAGGtttggttttcttttaaagatatcGATGAATGTTCCAGCTCGCCTTGTGTTAATGGTAATTGTTTAGATCGAGTCAATGGATATGTATGCAACTGTCTGCCTGGGTATACAGGGAGGCTCTGTGAAGTCG ATGTAGACGAATGTCAAAGTTCGCCATGCATCAACGGAGATTGTACAAATAACATCAACTTCTACACTTGCCAATGTTTTGCAGGATTTactggaacaaattgtgaaatag AAATCGATGAATGTCAAAGTTCACCTTGCATTCATGGACGTTGTTCAGACCACCTTAATCATTACACCTGTCACTGTGAGCCGGGGTACACTGGACATAACTGCCAAACAG atatcGATGAATGTTCGAGCTCGCCTTGTGTTAATGGTAATTGTTCAGATCGAGTCAATGGATATGTATGCAACTGTTTGCCTGGGTATACAGGAAGGCTCTGTGAAGTCG ATGTAGACGAATGTCAAAGTTCGCCATGCATCAACGGAGATTGTACAAATAACATCAACTTCTACACTTGCCAATGTTTTGCAGGATTTactggaacaaattgtgaaatag ATATAGACGAATGTGCAAGCTCCCCTTGTGTGCATGGAAACTGTACGGACCAGGTCAATGGTTATGTATGTGAGTGCATTCCTGGTTATACCGGCGTTATTTGTGAAACAG ATATAAATGAATGTGAAAGTTCGCCATGCAGGCATGGCATATGCCTTGATGAACTAAATACTTACCGGTGTATCTGTGATACGGGTTACTATGGGAGACAGTGTTCATACT TCAATGTTCTCTATTTTTGGCCGCTGCTAGTAGGATTCCTGCTGttgtttttttccattttatcgTTGTTTTTGTGGAAACGATATAAGag GCACTCTCAAGAAGATGAATTTGGAGTTCTTGCATTTAGTGATGTGACACTAGGACCTGGTAAAGCAGCTTTCCAATCATCCCTACgtgcaaataaaacaaaaatatcgaTTCCCGCCGGAAAAAATGCTGGATATTCAGACAAGATTAACCATTTATCAACTTCATCAAACTTAGTAAAACTGATTTAG